In Lolium rigidum isolate FL_2022 chromosome 3, APGP_CSIRO_Lrig_0.1, whole genome shotgun sequence, the genomic window ATGTACTGAAAAGCAAAGCAGACACTGGGAGAAAGGCCACAATTTCGCTTCAGTAGCAGTGTCCATGACCAGAAGTCTGAAAATGCATTAGACCACCAACAGAACTGCCAGCGGACTTATAACATATTCCCAAACATCATTCACATGCTACTGCAAGAAATACGTGGCCAAACGAATCGAGGCTCTAATATCACAACAAAGCCGTCAACCTAAATATTCATCTCAACATCTCATTAGCAAACCACAAATAGGATGGTAAAATATATCAACTCAAGGCCTGTTGACATAGAACACAGAGTTGTCTACAATAAAGCCAGTGGTTTGCTGAGCCATGACTACAGGTGTTTACGCATTGCACGGTGGAATGCAATCAAAACGATACATACGCACAGATTTGCCGCAACCATACGCAACCTACACAGCATGTTCGAACTATACTGATCGCTGCGAGGTAGCAACACATATTGGCATGCCTACAACCTAGTTGTGAAATGCTCATGAAACAAGATAAATCGGAGCATGCCCAGTTCGTGCCAGTTAACACAATGCTCATGTTGCACCAAAATGGAACCTTCTAGGTTCAAATAGATTCTGGAGTAGCTTCATATTGCAGTAAATATAACATCACCTACTAAACAATAGAACACTTGTttctaaaggaaaaaaaaaatccaacattgCATTGCATTATCGCATACAAAAATGTCCATTTCATCATATTGCCATGCAAACAAAATAAATTGGCCAGATCTTGATGGTCTTCATTTCTCAATTTTACTTACCACTCTTCCTATCTAGAGACCATTAACATGTAAGATGTAACAAATATTTCACAACAAAGAAACTTCTACAAAAGCAAGGACTTTCCTTCTCTACTTCTTTATTTTAACTAATCTTCCACCAATTTGTACATGTTTatttaataaaataaaaatatcacCTTTACACTTGATTATACGATAATATGACTTTTCTAGTTGTTGTTGTGACTAATCTTCCACGACTTTTCAGTATGCCTTTatttgattgaataaaaatatcacCTTTACACTTGATTATATGATAATGCGAGTCACCAAGTGGGGGATGTCTTTGAAAACTTTGGGACCAATGAATCCACAATCTGGTATGCTACTTCCATCAAATAGCAGAAGTAATACTGTAAGACAGTCATATTTTCATCAAAATACTATGCACTGCATAAAATACATGAAAAGACAAACTAAAATTGACACTACAGTAAAAGTCGTTAAGGAGACACTACAGCAATCACCAAATGCAATATGTGAAGATTGAGTTGTAAACTATATGGAACGGGTAACGTAGGCAACTAACATAAAATACAGAGCTTGCAACATACTAAACCAATGGTTCCAATCTGCAAATGCAATATGCGAAGATCAAGTTGTGAACTATATGGAATAACATGCTCCAACATTACCTAGTATATCCTGACATCATAAAAACCAGATCTTGTTATGAATTTGTGATGATATCCACTTCAAAAGAAAGCAGAAACATAGAGGACCAGAACCAAGTTCAGATCATAAGCCATGCGCCTGGAATGAATTAGTTCTTCAATCCATCTACTAGCAAGTAGCAACATCAATCAAAAACTAAGTTGCAACTTACAAGCATAACATCCACATATGAAACATAATACATGGACAAAGAGAATCAAAATGACATTACAACAATAACAGTCAAGATACTATATTCATTCCAACAGAATCTCGTCACGAACCCACAAGCAGAATAATAAAATATATTGATTTGTAAACTATATGCAACAAGTAAAATAATAAGTACATAAGGCACATGAACATACAATACAGAGTTGGCAACATACCAAAGCAGCAGTTTTTGAGCCGTAACAGACAAACTTCCCGCATTGCAAGGTATACTAGGCTTTGTCGACATCTCAGTGACAAGCTGATCAGAGATAGACAGTTTACCACATCCACAACCAATTTCACAAACAAAATACAGAGCTATAGACCTCATTTGGACAGGAGCAGCATGTCAGGTTTACGCTGCTTGCTCGGTGTGTTTGGCTTGGAACTTGGCCTGGAACTCGACGCAGTGCTTCCAGATGTGCCGGATGTTACCATTATCCCCGACGCCGCTATAGCTGCTGCCTTGGCAGCCTTGCGCGCGCTTTTATCGAGCTCGATAAGGCTCCGGGATGCCAAGATTGCCTGCGGCACGAGGTCATGACATGCACGGGCATAGACAACCCGTACAGCTTCTGCGGCCGCATCCCGCACCTCCACTGGGTTGAGTGGAGCGAGCAGACAGTGCCCAAGAACCCTCATCACTGGCTGCAGCAGCTCCCACGGGAGCTGCACCCTTGCCTCTCTTGCCTCCTCTTTACCACAATTCCGGCCACTGCTGTCTCCGTTGATACGCATCCTCGCCAATTCCTCCTCCAAGACCTTCCCGTTCCCATTCTCAGCCTCAGTCGACAAGGGCGACATGGACCCCGCGGAATCCACCTCCTCTACCTCCAGCAGCTCGTCCTCGTCAAGCTCAAAACGGCACCTGCAGTACTGCCCGGCCCACGCCGCCACGGCGTTACAAGCATCCACCTTGGATGCGGGGGGCATCTGCGAGATCTTGGCGTAGTAGGCCTCAAAGGCGACCCCGATGATCCCAGCGCGCTTGGTGGACTTGACCGCCGCCTGCGGCTCGAGCGGCGGGGACAGCACGCCGACGACCACATTGGCCTGGGGAGGTGGGATCGGCGGCGGGTGCGGCCGGCGGGGCGATTTGGAGCTGGGGGTGGACTGCGGAGTGTGGTAGAGGGAGGGGACGGAGAGGTCGGGGACCCGGACGAGGACGGGCTTGCCCTGGCGGTTCTTGGCCTCGGAGGAGTAGAGGGCGAGGAGGACGGCCTCGAAGCCGGAGAGCGAGgaggggaggcggaggaggtagAGCGAGGAGAGGAGCGGGAGGAAGGCGAGCGCGGCGAGGCGGAGGTCGGGGTCCGGGGAGTGGAGCGTGTCGTAGAGCCAGTTGCAGGCGGggtcgtcggcgccgccgccggcgcggagCGCCCCGGAGAGCGCGTCgtaggcggcggcggagcggaggAGCGCGCGGGCGGGGCGGTCGGAGTCGGCGAGCGCCGCGACGGCCGGGGAGGCCTGGGGCGGGAGGATGGAGGCGAGGGCCAGGATGCGGGAGCGCGCCTGGGAGACGGACTCCCACCAGGACGGGGTGGtgtggtcggcggcggcggaggcggaggccggggaGGATCCGGAGGGggaagcggctgcggcggcggagggggccgGAGAGGGAGGCATGGCTGGGCTGGCTGGGTGAGttgccggccggcggcggggaagacgAGATGAGATTTGGAGTCGTCTCTGTGTCTCCCCTTGTGTTTACTTTCAGCTGTGGAATGGGCCTCTTGGTGGTTGAACAATTTGGCAGGGGCCGTTTTGTAAGTTGGAACAAGCTGTTGGCAGAGTTGTGCTTGTGGGGAAGGGACAGCTCACGGAGCCGGTGCTCCTCAGCACCCGCGAAGTCCAATGAACATTGACCAACTTCCCTATTATAGAGCGCCAGTTGATGTTTGTTGCATGGGTAAATTTGATCATTTTCCTATCCTGTTTAAAGCCTCTAAGAGATGGACAAATTATCACATTTAGCAACAAGGATCACCACAAAGTCAACAAGTTTGCCGCATTACAAGTGCCCACATGCATTGTGGCTCGTTTCCGACAAGAATTTACCATTTTGTCATACCGATAACATTTGTGAAGACCTGAACGCATATCTGGTGCAGGGATTACCCAGAACGCGAAACCAACCTGCGGGAGGCTATAAAAGGAGATGGGAACCCTAGCCACCATGAACAATCTTATTAACATCTTGGTATGGTGGAGCCCTGCCACCGTGCCGCCACCATAGATCTTaaccaacaccaccatcacaCCATTGAAGGAAGAAGAGAATCAGACTTGGGAGAAGGGGGCACCGGCAtcaatctccatcaacaccatcatcattCACGCGGCCATCATCGATTCTTCCATTCATCTTGTTGTAATCCAGAACTTGATTATGGATTTGCATTTGTATTCACGCGTACATTCATACGCCTTTCATCTCATTATCATGACTGTATCTATATGTGACTAGTCTCTTGGTTCATGGGGTAGCACTTATATGATTCAAAATAAAGATTTATGTTGATTAGTTGCAATATTGTGAAAGTGGTGGTTGTCTTTGGTGATGTTGTATGTTGTGACCATGCGATATTTTTCCATTAGGGGCATTGAAGGCAATCATCGTTAACGTGGTTGGAGGTGTGTGGGCGTACAAGTGACAACAATCCACCGCCTCTTTTAGTCGAGTCTTAACGAGCAGTAAGAGGTACAAGAGCTTGTGACCATAGCCACATGGAGACCCTTAATTATTGGACCAGCGCGACATGTGAAGGGACGAGGTAGTGGTTATGAGAGGTCTGAAACAATGCTTACGATCGGGCCTCTCCTCACTTCACTAACATATTGTAACTAGCACATTAAGTTCTAATTAACATGGTACGCGTGCTAGTGGTGAATCTGTTGTTCCCAAGAGCGCATTTTATTTCTTTATAGTTCATCTTAATATCATTCACATGTTTTTAATTTACTTATAGCAATAATTTAACACCCTTGAATATTTTCCAATTTCCCGAGCTGAACTTTTGGCACACTATTAGAACCAGTTTTCTCACAAGCTCATGAATATATCAGGGAAGAAGTGTATTATCATTAGAGATACATggaagagatttggtgcacatgaccaCCAGTGATCACTTTTCAGAAAAGTAATTAAAATTATATttctaagtttcaaaaaaatctgaaaaaaaatcatgATGTAGCCAATATTGTATCCCACAAACATGTAAATTTTCAACTGGAAATAATGCGTATTTTgagctgcacaaaaataacaaatatgtggatctgagtatagtgattcaaatctccaaaaaattcagactttatcatttttgtgtagttcagaaaacaaaacatttgtaattttagtggaatacatcattagctacttttagaattttgttacataattttttgaaatatataaatattattttcgaattttttaatacAATGAAGCACCGGTGCCCATTATCCAAAAGGAATTTTCGCATTATATTTGGAAAAAGAAATCTGGAAACTGTAATAGAAATAGAAATTAAAAGAAAAGGATTATGTTGATAACAAAATTTCGTGCAAGAAACATGAGAATAAAAGATGAAAACATAACCCTAAAATGAAAATAGATCCTTACTTTCGAGATTATTctgtgaaataaataaaaaacaattatccatgaagctacaggTGAAACAGAAATAAATCAGAAAGGGTTCCGTTACAGGATTGACCTTTTTTGCTAACAATCCtattcaagaaacaacacaaataaataaataaaaatcagaAAAAGAGGGATGGTCCTCACTTTGAACTTGttttcaaaaacaaaacaaaaaaaaaacctattAACTGAAATATGCAATACACGATGGAATAAGCCAACAGAAGTAGAACTGAACTTAGGTCCAAATAGTAGTTTTAGAAGAGCAGCCATGAAGGCACCAAACCAGAAACCACACCATACTAGGTGATGGAAGACTCTTATGGACCAAACAGGTAGAACAAAGACTACTAAACCAAGCAAATTCTTGAAGTGCCGAACCAACAAACGTCACAAAGAAAAACAGTACACATGCTGATTATACAAAGAACATCTGCATCATCCATTTGAGAAGACTAACCTCTACATATACCCATGCACTTTCTACTCCATCACTAGTGAAATACAACAGAGAGGGGCTAGACCATGCTACTGGTGATTATGCCTACCGGATAGTGTACAAGTTAACCCACAAAGAATAAACAAAACAGGTACACATGATGATACCTTCCAAAAAGCATTGGTGAAAATGCTGTTGTACCAGTGCACTTTTCGCTTGGAAATTTGTCCATGTGGGTGCTGACAGATAACCGTCAAAACTTCGACTGCTGGTCAGGCTCCAAAATAGTAGCAAACTGTTCCAAGCTCTAACTCATGACTCGCAGCAACTCACATGCAATGTCATGGGTATGACAAAATCAATGAATGGAAGCATTCAATCTGATTTCTAAACAAGGAGAAAACTGAGAATTAGCAAGCTTCAACCAGCAACCTAGAATGTGGTCAGCAACTACTGATCAAGATCCATGCAGTGTGTACTTTGAATGCAAATGGTGTGCTTGGTACTGTCGTACTTGGTCGCACTTTGTCCCAGACGGTTGCCCAAAAATCTGAATTCTgtctcttcctcgtcatcactatcTATCTTCTTTGGTGTAATCCTATTCTGGTAGCACCTCCGTCTAAGAAGAAAACAATTAAAATAATAGCTCACGAGTTCTTTCTTTCGCTTTAAGCGAAAGGATAAGTGGAGACGGTTCCATAAATTCCTTCCTGGAGATGGAGCATACATTTGCATTACAGCCTTGAAATTTGCCTCCTCTTCATCTGTCCAAGAAAGTGCAATTTCCTCACCCATACGATCAAATCCCCACACGTAGAAAGCAGAACCAAGTTCACGTCTCAGCTGAAGCCGCCTTTCTGCAATATGAAACCTAACACATTCTACTGATCGTGGAAAATTGCAGCTGCAAATATCTTCTCTGCCTTTGCCAATTGGGTCACGGTAAAATGGTGCTATTTTGTTCTCATTTTCCAGAGGCCAGagttttgtgcccaaccatttcaAGGTTTCTGGATCACCATAATTTTCAGGCAGAATATTCGTCCACTGTGGCACATGTGCTTGATAACTGGGGCCAACTGGTGTAAAATGCCAACCATCAGACGAGCTTAGCTGCTTCTTGCACTCGTGTTTCCATTGTCCATTCAAATCGCTCTCCTCTTCTATGACCATTGAGGACCCGTTCATATTTTCAACAACTTTTGTCAGCTTATTAGTATCTGAACCAGCATGCTGCACTAGAAGCTTTTTAGTACATTGGACATCTATTTTGGCACTGGTGATACTCCCACAGCACTTGCAACCCACTTCCTGCAGCAGCAGAAAAAG contains:
- the LOC124699396 gene encoding AT-rich interactive domain-containing protein 2-like: MEAAADALDILSKLQFLGFCSGIKIPDPASSRPSEVFDAVLAAFLREVYPGKRDARPLPATLGDGRRVDLLRLFAAVQAGGGYASCSAGAWAAAAESAALAAPVKILYAKYLGALDRWIQRLLEAQPPSEKKEEPSLYCNGRGQQDVVLKRKREDMAGMLEWVRGLAESVSEEDAIAAGLADEYFPVALAVREAVSRKRARRASVTNDTLLQEVGCKCCGSITSAKIDVQCTKKLLVQHAGSDTNKLTKVVENMNGSSMVIEEESDLNGQWKHECKKQLSSSDGWHFTPVGPSYQAHVPQWTNILPENYGDPETLKWLGTKLWPLENENKIAPFYRDPIGKGREDICSCNFPRSVECVRFHIAERRLQLRRELGSAFYVWGFDRMGEEIALSWTDEEEANFKAVMQMYAPSPGRNLWNRLHLSFRLKRKKELVSYYFNCFLLRRRCYQNRITPKKIDSDDEEETEFRFLGNRLGQSATKYDSTKHTICIQSTHCMDLDQ
- the LOC124699395 gene encoding uncharacterized protein LOC124699395, with translation MPPSPAPSAAAAASPSGSSPASASAAADHTTPSWWESVSQARSRILALASILPPQASPAVAALADSDRPARALLRSAAAYDALSGALRAGGGADDPACNWLYDTLHSPDPDLRLAALAFLPLLSSLYLLRLPSSLSGFEAVLLALYSSEAKNRQGKPVLVRVPDLSVPSLYHTPQSTPSSKSPRRPHPPPIPPPQANVVVGVLSPPLEPQAAVKSTKRAGIIGVAFEAYYAKISQMPPASKVDACNAVAAWAGQYCRCRFELDEDELLEVEEVDSAGSMSPLSTEAENGNGKVLEEELARMRINGDSSGRNCGKEEAREARVQLPWELLQPVMRVLGHCLLAPLNPVEVRDAAAEAVRVVYARACHDLVPQAILASRSLIELDKSARKAAKAAAIAASGIMVTSGTSGSTASSSRPSSKPNTPSKQRKPDMLLLSK